A DNA window from Candidatus Methylomirabilota bacterium contains the following coding sequences:
- a CDS encoding SH3 domain-containing protein, which yields MTTIARRALIGGSGKLGALIAASLLGGCAALSQLVGPAAERDHGAQDRAAQDRAARERATATEQLRRQAASNQELELQLARAHLAVLEREAQIRALQEKLDLATLEVVRAMGKLRGVESKAEAAANFAEAEIALRQLEKEAAGRGRDQEVQQARQLMSMATAEFKKSNYAGTIYLSGRVKALSASGQSRAASPGTMLRLDGETGFAFPLPLKAVSRSNVREGPALNQKIAFVVEDGGALTGYSQKDLWVRVSREDGRSGWIYYNRIGLR from the coding sequence ATGACGACGATCGCCAGACGCGCACTGATCGGAGGCAGCGGCAAGCTCGGCGCGCTGATCGCGGCGAGCCTGCTGGGAGGCTGCGCCGCCCTCTCCCAGCTCGTCGGCCCCGCCGCCGAGCGCGACCACGGGGCTCAGGACCGTGCGGCACAGGACCGCGCGGCCCGCGAGCGAGCGACGGCGACCGAGCAGCTGCGGCGGCAGGCCGCCAGCAATCAGGAGCTGGAGCTGCAGCTGGCCCGGGCCCACCTGGCCGTCCTGGAGCGCGAGGCCCAGATCCGCGCCCTGCAGGAGAAGCTGGACCTGGCCACGCTCGAGGTCGTCCGCGCCATGGGTAAGCTGCGGGGGGTCGAGAGCAAGGCCGAGGCGGCCGCCAACTTCGCCGAGGCCGAGATCGCGTTGCGGCAGCTCGAGAAGGAGGCGGCCGGCCGGGGACGGGACCAGGAGGTGCAGCAGGCCCGGCAGCTGATGAGCATGGCGACCGCGGAGTTCAAGAAATCGAACTATGCGGGCACGATCTACCTGAGCGGCCGGGTCAAGGCGCTGAGCGCCAGCGGACAGTCACGAGCGGCGAGCCCCGGGACCATGCTCCGCCTGGACGGGGAAACCGGCTTCGCCTTCCCGCTGCCGCTCAAGGCCGTGAGCCGGAGCAACGTGCGCGAGGGCCCGGCCCTCAACCAGAAGATCGCCTTCGTCGTCGAGGATGGCGGCGCCCTCACCGGATACTCGCAGAAAGACCTGTGGGTGCGGGTGAGCCGGGAGGACGGCCGCTCGGGCTGGATCTACTACAACCGGATCGGCCTCCGCTGA
- a CDS encoding diguanylate cyclase: MRPVGRLPSWMKAVETLAHRVGMDSIKTKLLVFALLATLLPSLALGWRSYVLNQAFVTEKIAGDLRTITGQTAREIDLWLKERLYEMRVFSSSYEVTENLEKLGGGRRAAARRAEPRRRLAQFLGSVRAKFSDYDELLVVNPSGTALVSTAARPGALRLPPDWLKLARADQPILGEAHWDQARGKAVLGIGVPITAVDGALLGVLAGTVNFGAVERMLASLDPGPEGHAYLVRRDGTVLVSPRPEAAGRLSTRVEAVPALFDTVGSSVEYADYRGRAVVGQVAPMSLMRWGVAAEVGRQAAYATIARMRNVTLALIGSVLVGIGLTAYLLALTIVQPLNRLTAAAARVAADDLEVDLPVVSRGEVGYLTAVFNRMVSRLRHGREELQKLSITDPLTGLYNRRHLMETLALEVERARELYPVSVLMIDIDHFKQYNDSRGHLAGDALLVWVATQFMGAIRDDDYAARYGGDEFLVLLRATGHTDAVPIAERLQAHVAQGRPAGRHEGVTVSIGVAAFPTHGQTPEAVIARADAALYEAKKTGRNRIALASGRASARVAR; this comes from the coding sequence ATGCGTCCGGTGGGCCGGCTCCCCTCGTGGATGAAGGCCGTCGAGACGCTCGCCCACCGCGTCGGCATGGACAGCATCAAGACGAAGCTCCTGGTCTTCGCCCTGCTGGCGACGCTCCTGCCCTCGCTGGCCCTGGGCTGGCGGTCCTACGTGCTCAACCAGGCGTTCGTGACCGAGAAGATCGCGGGCGATCTGAGAACGATCACCGGTCAGACGGCCCGGGAGATCGATCTCTGGCTCAAGGAACGTTTGTACGAGATGCGGGTGTTCTCGTCGTCCTACGAGGTGACCGAGAACCTCGAGAAGCTCGGGGGCGGACGCCGGGCGGCGGCCCGCCGGGCCGAGCCCCGGCGCCGGCTGGCCCAGTTCCTGGGCTCGGTCCGGGCGAAATTCTCCGACTACGACGAGTTGCTGGTGGTCAACCCGTCGGGGACGGCCCTGGTCAGCACGGCGGCGCGCCCGGGCGCGCTGCGGCTGCCGCCGGACTGGCTGAAATTGGCCCGGGCCGACCAGCCGATCCTCGGCGAGGCGCACTGGGACCAGGCGCGTGGCAAAGCGGTCCTGGGGATCGGCGTGCCGATCACCGCCGTCGACGGCGCCCTGCTCGGGGTGCTGGCGGGTACCGTCAACTTCGGCGCCGTGGAGCGGATGCTGGCGAGCCTGGACCCGGGCCCCGAGGGCCACGCCTATCTGGTCCGACGCGATGGGACGGTCCTCGTCAGCCCGCGCCCGGAGGCGGCAGGTCGCCTGAGCACCCGGGTCGAGGCTGTGCCCGCGCTGTTCGACACGGTGGGCAGCTCGGTCGAGTACGCCGACTATCGGGGCCGGGCGGTGGTCGGACAGGTCGCGCCGATGTCCCTGATGCGGTGGGGCGTGGCGGCGGAGGTAGGGCGCCAGGCCGCCTACGCGACGATCGCGCGGATGCGCAACGTGACGCTCGCCCTCATCGGCAGCGTGCTCGTCGGGATCGGGCTCACCGCGTACCTCCTGGCGTTGACGATCGTGCAGCCGCTGAACCGGCTGACGGCGGCGGCAGCCCGGGTGGCGGCCGACGACCTCGAGGTCGATCTCCCCGTCGTGAGCCGCGGCGAGGTCGGCTATCTCACGGCGGTGTTCAACCGCATGGTCAGCCGGCTACGCCACGGGCGGGAGGAGCTGCAGAAGCTCTCGATCACCGATCCCCTCACCGGCCTCTACAACCGGCGGCACCTCATGGAGACGCTCGCCCTCGAGGTCGAGCGGGCCCGCGAGCTCTATCCGGTCTCGGTCCTCATGATCGACATCGATCACTTCAAGCAATACAACGACAGCCGTGGGCATCTGGCGGGCGACGCCCTGCTGGTGTGGGTCGCCACCCAGTTCATGGGGGCGATCCGCGACGACGACTATGCCGCGCGCTACGGCGGAGACGAGTTCCTCGTCTTGCTCCGAGCGACCGGTCACACCGACGCCGTGCCCATCGCCGAGCGGCTGCAGGCCCACGTGGCCCAGGGCCGGCCGGCGGGCCGTCACGAGGGCGTCACCGTGAGCATCGGGGTGGCCGCGTTTCCCACCCACGGGCAGACGCCCGAGGCCGTGATCGCGCGCGCGGACGCTGCGCTGTACGAGGCCAAGAAGACGGGCCGCAACCGGATCGCGCTGGCCAGTGGCCGCGCCTCTGCGCGCGTGGCCCGCTGA
- a CDS encoding ABC transporter substrate-binding protein produces the protein MALATALLAMGGPALAKAPTPLAAAVGGNMNHIPSFVGVEKGIFLKHGIDLKLKVLNTGQEMSKALQAGEVQIIGAAYSNFPVAVERGMEAKGVVGLMGDRTTRHSDSPVSIWTRKGTGITKVADLAGRKVGTPVGGTADEYLRVAAKNAGITRDKISVLNVPPGNLVSALQGGGVEAVSCWEPFGTLVQARIPDAVLVSRGGGNIGYYINMSFRTDVIEQKPELVERYVIAMAEASQYTRQHLDEAAQIATRWVRGLDEEVAKQSIRHMVYDSRITKHTIAAWEENVGILIEQKKLRKPVPWQQGVEPRFIEKVMKSHPQFFSDLKPVP, from the coding sequence GTGGCACTCGCGACCGCGCTGCTGGCCATGGGCGGCCCAGCCCTGGCCAAGGCGCCCACGCCCCTGGCGGCCGCCGTGGGCGGCAACATGAACCACATCCCCAGCTTCGTGGGCGTGGAGAAGGGCATCTTCCTCAAGCACGGGATCGACCTGAAGCTCAAGGTGTTGAACACCGGGCAGGAGATGTCCAAGGCCCTGCAGGCCGGCGAGGTGCAGATCATCGGCGCGGCCTACTCCAACTTTCCCGTCGCCGTCGAGCGGGGGATGGAGGCCAAGGGCGTGGTGGGGCTGATGGGCGACCGGACCACCCGTCACTCCGACTCGCCGGTCAGCATCTGGACCCGCAAGGGGACCGGGATCACGAAGGTCGCCGACCTCGCCGGCCGCAAGGTCGGCACGCCGGTCGGCGGGACCGCCGACGAGTACCTGCGGGTGGCGGCCAAGAATGCGGGGATCACCCGCGACAAGATCTCCGTCCTCAACGTGCCGCCGGGGAACCTCGTGTCGGCCCTGCAAGGCGGGGGCGTCGAGGCCGTCTCGTGCTGGGAGCCGTTCGGTACGCTGGTGCAGGCCCGGATCCCCGACGCCGTCCTGGTGTCGCGAGGGGGCGGGAACATCGGCTACTACATCAACATGTCGTTTCGCACCGATGTGATCGAGCAGAAGCCGGAGCTGGTCGAGCGCTACGTGATCGCGATGGCCGAGGCCTCCCAGTACACCCGCCAGCATCTCGACGAAGCGGCCCAGATCGCCACGCGTTGGGTCCGGGGCCTGGACGAGGAAGTGGCCAAGCAGTCGATCCGCCACATGGTCTACGATTCCCGCATCACCAAGCACACGATCGCCGCGTGGGAGGAGAACGTCGGGATCCTGATCGAGCAGAAGAAGCTGCGGAAGCCCGTGCCCTGGCAGCAGGGCGTCGAGCCCCGGTTCATCGAGAAGGTGATGAAGAGTCACCCGCAGTTCTTCTCCGACCTCAAGCCGGTGCCCTGA
- a CDS encoding ABC transporter ATP-binding protein: MAAKIVVRGLGHEYVNPFTRERIVALDGVDLEVGTGEFLTVVGPSGCGKTTLLNILAGLIPPTRGAVLLDGRPVAGPGRDRGVVFQEFAILPWRTVERNIAHGLEIQGVPRAERAASVRRFVELVGLTGFEGKYPHELSGGMKQRVAVARTLAANPEVMLMDEPFASVDAQTRITLQEELNVISQATGTTILFVTHNVEEAVFLGDRCCVLSRHPGRVKTLVPVRIPRQARTWKMFTSDPDFTAIKEKVLRLVREEVGGQEG, from the coding sequence GTGGCTGCGAAGATCGTCGTCCGCGGCCTGGGGCACGAGTATGTCAACCCGTTCACGCGCGAGCGGATCGTCGCCCTGGACGGCGTCGATCTCGAGGTGGGGACCGGCGAGTTCCTCACCGTCGTCGGTCCCAGCGGCTGCGGCAAGACCACCCTGCTCAACATCCTGGCCGGGCTGATCCCGCCGACGCGGGGCGCCGTCCTGCTGGATGGCCGCCCCGTGGCCGGCCCCGGCCGCGATCGGGGGGTGGTGTTCCAGGAGTTCGCCATCCTGCCCTGGCGCACGGTCGAGCGGAACATCGCCCACGGCCTGGAGATCCAGGGCGTGCCGCGGGCCGAGCGCGCCGCCAGCGTCCGCCGCTTCGTGGAGCTGGTGGGGCTCACCGGCTTCGAGGGCAAGTATCCCCACGAGCTGTCCGGCGGCATGAAGCAGCGGGTGGCCGTGGCCCGGACGCTGGCCGCGAATCCCGAGGTCATGCTGATGGACGAGCCCTTCGCATCGGTCGACGCCCAGACGCGGATCACCTTGCAGGAAGAGCTGAACGTGATCTCCCAGGCCACCGGCACGACCATCCTCTTCGTCACCCACAACGTCGAGGAGGCGGTGTTCCTGGGGGACCGCTGCTGTGTGCTGTCCCGGCATCCCGGCCGGGTCAAGACCCTGGTGCCCGTGCGCATCCCCCGCCAGGCCCGGACGTGGAAGATGTTCACGTCCGACCCCGACTTCACGGCGATCAAGGAGAAGGTCCTGCGCCTGGTGCGGGAAGAGGTCGGGGGGCAGGAGGGCTAG
- a CDS encoding ABC transporter permease translates to MVRWELAATWVVFLGGALVAWSLAAATLPLPPYYLPSPLTVLSSGTELVVNGILPMYVGESLRRIVLAAGVAMLIGVPVGLVLGLSRRIADLMYPLLNFFQSVSGIAWLPLMLVWFGFGERTILAAVNYTVLFPVIFNAMLGVRSVPRIYVNALRTLGGSRWRIVRDVLLPGALPSIATGMRLGLAYGWRALIAAEMLVGAHGLGFMIFNAQNFHLTARIMLGMAIIGLLWLLLDYFVLRPMEEATIARWGLVQR, encoded by the coding sequence ATGGTGCGCTGGGAGCTCGCCGCCACGTGGGTGGTCTTTCTGGGCGGCGCGCTGGTCGCGTGGAGCCTGGCCGCGGCCACACTGCCGTTGCCCCCGTACTACCTGCCCTCGCCGCTCACCGTGCTTTCCTCGGGCACCGAGCTGGTCGTCAACGGGATCCTCCCCATGTACGTGGGCGAGAGTCTGCGCCGCATCGTCCTGGCCGCCGGCGTGGCCATGCTGATCGGGGTGCCGGTGGGGCTGGTGCTGGGGCTCAGCCGGCGCATCGCCGATCTCATGTACCCGCTCCTGAACTTCTTCCAGTCGGTGTCGGGCATCGCCTGGCTGCCGCTGATGCTGGTGTGGTTCGGCTTCGGCGAGCGCACCATCCTGGCGGCGGTCAACTACACCGTCCTGTTCCCCGTCATCTTCAACGCGATGCTGGGGGTGCGCAGCGTGCCTCGCATCTACGTCAATGCCCTGCGTACGCTGGGCGGCTCGCGCTGGCGGATCGTGCGGGACGTGTTGCTGCCGGGGGCGCTGCCCAGCATCGCCACGGGCATGCGCCTGGGGCTGGCCTACGGCTGGCGGGCCCTCATCGCCGCGGAGATGCTGGTCGGGGCCCACGGCCTCGGCTTCATGATCTTCAACGCCCAGAACTTCCACCTGACCGCGCGCATCATGCTGGGTATGGCGATCATCGGGCTCCTGTGGCTGCTCCTGGACTACTTCGTGCTGCGGCCGATGGAAGAGGCCACCATCGCGCGCTGGGGGCTGGTGCAGCGGTGA
- a CDS encoding ABC transporter permease, with protein sequence MKSLATAIRGLVPFVALIAAWTLVSRTGVVPVLFLPPPTDVARIAWELGRDGSLWVNIGASLGRVLIGLVVSVPLAVGLGVLVGLNRWLAPIVEPVVGFFNALSGIAWLPLAITWFGLGWVSVTFIMFNTIFFLVFFNTLVGVRTVPKIFENAVLTLGGGRRHVIFEVLLPGAMPSIVTGIRMSIGFGWRALIAAEMIATTTGLGFLIYDASNFHQTDTILVGILTIGTLWLATDRLVLQPLERRTIERWGLVSTGP encoded by the coding sequence GTGAAGTCCCTGGCCACGGCCATCCGGGGGCTGGTGCCCTTCGTGGCCCTCATCGCGGCCTGGACTCTGGTCAGCCGTACGGGAGTGGTGCCGGTCCTGTTCCTGCCGCCCCCGACCGACGTGGCGCGGATCGCCTGGGAGCTGGGGCGCGACGGCTCGCTGTGGGTCAACATCGGGGCCAGCCTGGGGCGCGTGCTCATCGGCCTGGTGGTGAGCGTGCCGCTGGCCGTGGGGCTGGGCGTGCTGGTCGGGCTGAACCGGTGGTTGGCCCCGATCGTGGAGCCGGTGGTGGGTTTCTTCAACGCGCTCTCGGGCATCGCCTGGCTGCCCCTGGCCATCACCTGGTTCGGCCTGGGCTGGGTCAGCGTGACCTTTATCATGTTCAATACGATCTTCTTCCTGGTGTTCTTCAACACGCTGGTCGGCGTGCGCACGGTGCCCAAGATCTTCGAGAATGCCGTGCTGACGCTGGGCGGCGGCCGGCGCCACGTGATCTTCGAGGTGCTGCTCCCCGGCGCCATGCCCAGCATCGTGACGGGCATCCGCATGAGCATCGGCTTCGGCTGGCGGGCCCTCATCGCCGCCGAGATGATCGCCACGACGACCGGGCTCGGCTTCCTCATCTACGACGCGTCCAACTTCCATCAGACCGACACCATCCTGGTGGGCATCCTGACGATCGGCACGCTCTGGCTGGCCACCGACCGGCTCGTGTTGCAGCCCCTGGAGCGGCGGACGATCGAGCGCTGGGGTCTGGTGTCCACGGGGCCGTGA
- a CDS encoding cysteine hydrolase translates to MKPPVEFQDRNAYKDAMNALLKIDPRRTVVMTVDMQRDYLDLEVGGAPVAADDAERVLKYSRDLLDFARSEGLPVVHAYVRRRAVELQSALSGQSMRVSREHGLSQNAQAPVRRIPDRREGSPQAEVPAILVAPDDVHVTSKKSLDSFLYTDLDALLGRVYRAETVVLAGINTDTCVYSTAFSTSNRGYQTVVISDCVASMRGKDHHWMALELMGRTIAWVLTVEQFKDKVRAA, encoded by the coding sequence ATGAAGCCACCGGTGGAGTTTCAGGATCGCAATGCCTACAAGGACGCCATGAACGCGCTGCTGAAGATCGACCCCCGCCGCACGGTCGTCATGACGGTGGACATGCAGCGTGACTACCTCGACCTCGAGGTGGGCGGCGCCCCGGTAGCCGCCGACGACGCCGAGCGCGTGCTCAAGTACAGCCGCGATCTGCTCGACTTCGCGCGCAGCGAAGGCCTGCCGGTGGTGCACGCCTATGTCCGGCGGCGGGCGGTGGAGCTGCAGAGCGCCCTGTCCGGACAGTCGATGCGGGTGAGCCGCGAGCACGGGCTCAGCCAGAACGCCCAGGCGCCCGTGCGGCGCATCCCCGATCGCAGGGAAGGCTCGCCCCAGGCCGAGGTGCCAGCCATCCTGGTCGCGCCCGACGACGTCCACGTCACCAGCAAGAAATCGCTCGACAGCTTCCTCTATACCGATCTCGACGCGCTGCTGGGACGCGTGTACCGCGCCGAGACGGTGGTGCTGGCGGGGATCAACACCGATACCTGCGTGTACTCCACGGCCTTCTCGACGTCCAACCGCGGCTACCAGACCGTGGTCATCTCGGACTGCGTGGCCAGCATGCGCGGCAAGGACCACCACTGGATGGCCCTGGAGCTGATGGGGCGCACGATCGCCTGGGTGCTCACGGTGGAGCAGTTCAAGGACAAGGTGCGCGCGGCCTGA
- a CDS encoding Gfo/Idh/MocA family oxidoreductase, translated as MTTPRQIGVAVVGSGRIGTLRAHMAARHPSVRFLAVSDKDPERARALAQAVGAHLASGSNRDVLAHPEVDAVIVATSEHEHTEPLLQAIELGKPILVEKPLALRLEDADRVVAAAERRGVDIRIGYSRRHDRRWMLAKEQILQGRLGQIVGATARVYNSRAQMFEILKRSPEASPITDVLTYYVDMACWFLEGHRPVEVVARGQWKLFKEKGYSAQDVTWAILTFEDGAVVNLGVCYILPALYPTYGQSARFEVLGTEGVILLDMDNKDSVLFTDRGVPHAYVPGHSAPMLFMQSNSSGDWAVGDYWGPIANETRTWLDHLVTGRPCAHTTLREGRLTLEVTLAIEHSARTGEAVKLSS; from the coding sequence GTGACGACGCCCAGACAGATCGGCGTGGCGGTCGTGGGCTCGGGCCGGATCGGAACCCTCCGCGCGCACATGGCGGCGCGCCATCCCTCGGTTCGCTTCCTGGCCGTCTCCGACAAGGACCCCGAGCGGGCCCGGGCCCTGGCCCAGGCTGTGGGCGCCCACCTCGCCTCCGGCAGCAACCGCGACGTCCTGGCCCACCCCGAGGTCGACGCCGTCATCGTCGCCACCAGCGAGCACGAGCACACCGAGCCCTTGCTGCAGGCGATCGAGCTCGGCAAGCCGATCCTGGTGGAGAAGCCCCTGGCCTTGCGACTGGAGGATGCCGATCGGGTCGTGGCCGCCGCCGAGCGCCGGGGCGTGGACATCCGCATCGGCTACTCGCGCCGCCACGACCGCCGCTGGATGCTGGCCAAGGAGCAGATCCTCCAGGGACGGCTGGGCCAGATCGTGGGGGCCACGGCCCGCGTCTACAACAGCCGGGCCCAGATGTTCGAGATCCTCAAGCGCTCGCCCGAGGCCTCGCCCATCACCGACGTCCTCACGTACTACGTGGACATGGCCTGCTGGTTCCTGGAGGGCCACCGGCCGGTCGAGGTAGTGGCCCGAGGCCAGTGGAAGCTCTTCAAGGAGAAAGGCTACAGCGCGCAGGACGTCACCTGGGCCATCCTCACCTTCGAGGACGGCGCCGTGGTGAACCTGGGCGTCTGCTACATCCTGCCCGCGCTCTACCCGACCTACGGCCAGAGCGCGCGCTTCGAGGTGCTGGGCACGGAAGGCGTGATCCTGCTCGACATGGACAATAAAGACAGCGTGCTCTTCACCGACCGGGGCGTCCCCCACGCCTACGTGCCGGGCCACTCCGCGCCGATGCTGTTCATGCAGAGCAACTCGTCGGGGGACTGGGCGGTGGGGGACTACTGGGGCCCCATCGCCAACGAGACGCGCACCTGGCTCGACCACCTCGTCACGGGCCGTCCCTGCGCGCACACGACGCTGCGCGAGGGCCGGCTGACGCTCGAGGTGACGCTGGCCATCGAGCACTCGGCCCGGACGGGCGAGGCGGTGAAGCTCAGCTCCTAG
- a CDS encoding MmgE/PrpD family protein — translation MDTTPLAAQLGAFVARLRFEDLPPAVVDKARAVVNHALTVAMAGFGNPRADAARRAVLEHERLGDRRVGRGQGATVWVDGARVTRIGAAFANGVAVAVNNQCDSYHMLTHPGVLIVPAGLATAEGEGRTGRELLTALVAGYEVQCRCARDFIPSTPARGFRASPVYGILGCAATTAKLLGLDAAPTVSAIALAASFAGSLIEGQRTGARDADFAEAQAARSGMWAATLAGQGFYGPLTALEGPGGFYNAFTGSHRGDLTYSFTGPLTADLDQVVADLGRRWEMLDVKFKIYPTPGFNQPVIWLAREMTANHALEAEAIERVTLEMNYLETLYPSPRFPRPAAADGSGFGRTAYMLAYTVVTGDYPVLEKNVEDPHDAGAAARADVAGRVAALQKRVEVLGVVGRECFAPRMTVVLRDGRRLSGEYHGRELMWDFARDAAELRRFQPGLPIPPAQYDKLVAAIAGLDAAASVDDVVRLTLPG, via the coding sequence ATGGACACGACTCCGCTCGCCGCCCAACTCGGGGCCTTCGTCGCCCGGCTCCGCTTCGAGGATCTGCCGCCGGCGGTCGTCGACAAGGCCCGGGCGGTCGTCAATCACGCCCTCACCGTCGCCATGGCCGGCTTCGGCAACCCGCGAGCCGACGCGGCGCGGCGGGCCGTGCTCGAGCACGAGCGTCTCGGCGACCGCCGGGTGGGACGCGGCCAGGGCGCGACGGTGTGGGTGGACGGCGCCCGGGTGACCCGCATCGGCGCCGCCTTCGCCAACGGCGTCGCGGTGGCCGTCAACAACCAGTGCGACTCGTACCACATGCTGACTCACCCCGGCGTGCTGATCGTCCCCGCGGGCCTGGCCACGGCCGAGGGCGAGGGGCGGACGGGCCGCGAGCTGCTGACCGCGCTCGTGGCCGGCTACGAGGTCCAGTGCCGGTGCGCGCGCGACTTCATCCCCTCCACGCCCGCTCGAGGGTTCCGGGCCAGCCCCGTCTACGGCATCCTGGGCTGCGCGGCCACCACCGCCAAGCTCCTGGGGCTCGATGCGGCGCCGACCGTCAGCGCCATTGCGCTGGCGGCGAGCTTCGCGGGCAGCCTCATCGAGGGCCAGCGCACCGGCGCGCGCGACGCCGATTTCGCCGAGGCCCAGGCCGCCCGCAGCGGCATGTGGGCCGCCACGCTCGCCGGCCAGGGCTTCTACGGCCCGCTGACGGCGCTCGAAGGCCCGGGCGGCTTCTACAACGCGTTCACCGGCAGTCACCGCGGTGACCTGACCTACAGCTTCACGGGCCCCCTCACGGCCGATCTCGACCAGGTCGTGGCCGACCTCGGCCGGCGCTGGGAGATGCTGGACGTCAAGTTCAAGATCTACCCCACGCCCGGCTTCAACCAGCCCGTGATCTGGCTGGCCCGCGAGATGACCGCCAACCACGCCCTCGAGGCCGAGGCGATCGAGCGCGTCACGCTCGAGATGAATTACCTGGAGACGCTCTATCCCTCGCCCCGCTTCCCCCGCCCGGCCGCTGCCGACGGCAGCGGCTTCGGCCGCACCGCCTACATGCTGGCCTACACGGTGGTCACCGGCGACTATCCCGTGCTGGAGAAGAACGTGGAGGACCCCCACGATGCGGGAGCCGCCGCCCGCGCCGATGTGGCGGGGCGCGTGGCCGCGCTGCAGAAGCGCGTGGAGGTCCTCGGCGTGGTCGGCCGGGAGTGCTTCGCGCCCCGGATGACGGTGGTCCTGCGCGACGGGCGCCGGCTGAGCGGTGAATACCACGGCCGTGAGCTCATGTGGGACTTCGCCCGCGACGCCGCCGAGCTACGTCGGTTTCAGCCCGGCCTGCCCATCCCGCCCGCGCAGTACGACAAGCTCGTCGCCGCCATCGCCGGGCTCGACGCGGCCGCGTCGGTGGACGACGTCGTCCGCTTGACCCTGCCCGGCTAG
- a CDS encoding aminotransferase class IV, whose translation MPATTTLRILTADDVVQQLRALRTRQPVTYSAFYSSQLGGIVTDPGLMIIPFDDHMVHRGHGIFDTAAIVGGKIYDLEAHLDRFVRSARNARLRLPARDEMRDIIVRTTVASGRRDGSIRYWASAGPGNLSLTPAAGAQPGFFVIIFAGLVYPEAWYRDGLRVMTTTYPIKPPLYAVTKSTNYLPNVLMQMEAQEAGLDNGIFVDDTGNVGESSNMNVAFVSADGVLKHPKFDHILSGCTSLRLLELAPTLQTRKLITGVQVCDIPVGEARAAREMMLIGSSIEVAPIVEWDRKPIGDGKPGPVARALRGLLQEDMRSGRDRLIDVPYA comes from the coding sequence ATGCCAGCGACGACCACCCTTCGCATCCTGACCGCCGACGACGTGGTGCAGCAGCTCCGGGCCCTGCGGACCCGGCAGCCGGTGACCTACTCGGCCTTCTATTCGAGCCAGCTCGGTGGCATCGTCACCGACCCCGGGCTCATGATCATCCCGTTCGACGACCACATGGTGCACCGCGGCCACGGCATCTTCGACACGGCCGCCATCGTGGGGGGCAAGATCTACGACCTGGAGGCGCACCTCGATCGCTTCGTCCGGTCGGCGCGCAACGCCAGGCTAAGACTCCCGGCCCGCGACGAGATGCGCGACATCATCGTCCGGACCACGGTGGCCAGCGGCCGGCGAGACGGCTCCATTCGCTATTGGGCGTCGGCGGGGCCGGGCAATCTGAGCCTCACCCCGGCGGCGGGCGCCCAGCCCGGGTTCTTCGTCATCATCTTCGCCGGCCTCGTCTACCCCGAGGCCTGGTACCGGGACGGCCTGCGGGTCATGACGACGACCTATCCGATCAAGCCGCCGCTCTACGCCGTCACCAAGAGCACCAACTACCTGCCCAACGTCCTCATGCAGATGGAAGCGCAGGAGGCCGGCCTGGACAACGGCATCTTCGTCGACGATACCGGGAACGTGGGCGAGAGCTCCAACATGAACGTGGCCTTCGTGAGCGCCGACGGGGTGCTGAAACACCCGAAGTTCGACCACATCCTCTCCGGGTGCACGTCGCTGCGCCTGCTCGAGCTAGCTCCGACCCTGCAGACCCGCAAGCTCATCACCGGCGTTCAGGTATGCGACATTCCGGTGGGCGAGGCCCGGGCGGCCCGGGAGATGATGCTGATCGGCAGCTCCATCGAGGTCGCGCCCATCGTCGAATGGGATCGCAAGCCCATCGGGGACGGCAAACCCGGCCCCGTGGCTCGCGCGCTGCGCGGGCTGCTCCAGGAGGACATGCGCTCGGGGCGCGACCGGCTGATCGACGTGCCCTACGCCTGA
- a CDS encoding transglutaminase domain-containing protein, which produces MAPWGPELALAPGEFVDSGHPAIRAFAEETTAGAVDALARGVKLYYAVRDGILYDPYWVGEAPAYYRASDCLRAKRGFCIPKAALLAAAARASGIPARVGYADVRNHLATKKLLDLVGTDLFVWHGYTELYLEGNWVKATPAFNLTLCERFGVRPLEFDGRHDSLFHEYDRAGRRHMEYVRERGSYPDVPYATIVADFKLAHPRWLEVRARGEQGDFAREPTAGR; this is translated from the coding sequence TTGGCCCCTTGGGGACCCGAGCTCGCCCTGGCGCCGGGCGAGTTCGTCGACAGCGGCCACCCGGCGATCCGGGCGTTCGCCGAAGAGACGACCGCCGGCGCCGTCGATGCCCTCGCCCGGGGCGTGAAGCTCTACTACGCCGTTCGCGACGGGATCCTCTACGACCCTTACTGGGTGGGCGAGGCCCCCGCCTACTACCGGGCCAGCGACTGCCTGCGGGCCAAGCGCGGCTTCTGTATCCCGAAGGCGGCCCTGCTGGCGGCCGCGGCCCGGGCCAGCGGCATTCCCGCCCGCGTCGGCTACGCCGACGTCCGCAACCACCTGGCGACGAAGAAGCTCCTCGACCTCGTCGGGACCGATCTGTTCGTCTGGCACGGCTACACGGAGCTTTACCTGGAGGGAAACTGGGTGAAGGCCACGCCGGCCTTCAACCTGACCCTGTGCGAGCGCTTCGGCGTCCGGCCGCTGGAGTTCGACGGACGCCACGACTCGCTCTTCCACGAATACGACCGGGCCGGCCGCCGGCACATGGAGTACGTCAGGGAGCGCGGATCCTACCCGGACGTGCCCTACGCCACCATCGTGGCCGACTTCAAGCTGGCGCACCCCCGCTGGCTCGAGGTCCGCGCGCGCGGCGAGCAGGGAGACTTCGCGAGAGAACCGACCGCCGGGCGCTGA